The following nucleotide sequence is from cyanobacterium endosymbiont of Braarudosphaera bigelowii.
CATCGTATAGTAAGATGTTTATAAATTTAAAGAAAGTATCAATAATAATCTGAGCAAAAATGTTGCTAGTATATATTTATATATGTATTCTATTTTTTATAAAAGTAAGTATTTTAAAAGTATGTATCCTGAAGATGGTGAAACTTTGGCTATGTATGTAAAACGATGCCGTATTCTCTTGAAATTAACACAATCTGAAATGGCTAAAAAAGTAAATATTAATACTCAAAGCTTAGGTAAAATAGAATCAGGAAAGACACAGAGTCTAAACTCTAAAACTAGAATTGGACTTGCCGAAGTTTTCAATGTTCCTGAAACTTGCATCGATGCTATTAAATTTTCTGAAAACATATATTTTCTTGCTTTAAGTGCGTCTTTTATCTTATTAGAATAAAAAATTATGATATTGAAATATGAATAAATATGAGAATTTTTTATCCTCA
It contains:
- a CDS encoding helix-turn-helix domain-containing protein, with translation MYPEDGETLAMYVKRCRILLKLTQSEMAKKVNINTQSLGKIESGKTQSLNSKTRIGLAEVFNVPETCIDAIKFSENIYFLALSASFILLE